Proteins encoded in a region of the Tripterygium wilfordii isolate XIE 37 chromosome 21, ASM1340144v1, whole genome shotgun sequence genome:
- the LOC119989986 gene encoding transcription factor MYB58 — MGKGRKPCCVKSEVKRGPWSPGEDLRLIAYLQSNGHSNWRTLPKKAGLQRCGKSCRLRWINYLRPDVKRGNFSKEEEDTIMRLHETMGNKWSAIASHLPGRTDNEIKNVWNTHLKKRLSKNDTNSITNGPNQLSSTVSSSSSTTTIEYSTGGKRTEIETRNENGVNQQTNKARQDQENPQFFNQFVSSNMLMREMPMLSRTLSSNNSILTHQELLDLPNPGFDEAMDTLDFNLLGNLGDEVSNLLGEVNQPLNTTTPPPPTTTTQLENVLENPLDPNRDIWKIIEDMEPSELQHQIDEKIEIKKWMAYLENQLGLDDDDDLDKETTPKVGDELLLNPDLDQDFGCHHIWPSSSTTTNNKI, encoded by the exons ATGGGAAAAGGAAGGAAGCCTTGTTGTGTTAAATCAGAAGTCAAGAGAGGTCCATGGAGTCCTGGAGAAGACCTTAGGCTTATTGCTTATCTTCAGAGCAATGGGCACTCAAATTGGAGGACACTCCCAAAGAAAGCTG gtCTCCAACGATGTGGAAAAAGTTGTCGTTTGAGATGGATTAACTATCTGAGGCCAGATGTCAAGCGAGGAAACTTCTCAAAGGAAGAGGAGGATACAATCATGAGGCTGCATGAAACCATGGGGAACAA aTGGTCAGCAATTGCATCTCATTTACCTGGAAGAACTGACAATGAGATTAAGAATGTCTGGAATACTCATTTGAAGAAAAGATTGTCCAAGAATGACACTAATTCCATCACAAATGGACCAAACCAGCTCTCCTCCACCGTGTCCTCTTCGTCTTCAACCACCACGATCGAGTACTCGACCGGTGGGAAGAGAACCGAAATCGAGACAAGAAATGAGAATGGAGTGAATCAACAAACCAATAAAGCTCGCCAAGACCAGGAAAATCCCCAATTTTTCAACCAATTTGTTAGCTCGAACATGCTCATGAGAGAGATGCCAATGTTAAGTCGAACTTTGTCTTCCAACAATTCAATTCTCACTCATCAAGAACTTCTTGATTTGCCAAATCCTGGATTTGATGAAGCAATGGATACATTGGATTTCAACTTATTGGGAAACCTTGGGGATGAAGTGTCCAACCTTTTAGGGGAAGTGAACCAACCACTCAACacaacaacaccaccaccacctactACTACTACCCAATTAGAAAATGTATTGGAGAACCCATTAGACCCAAATAGGGATATTTGGAAGATAATTGAAGACATGGAACCAAGTGAGCTTCAACACCAAATTGATGAAAAGATTGAAATCAAGAAGTGGATGGCTTACTTGGAGAATCAATTGGgacttgatgatgatgatgatcttgaCAAGGAAACTACTCCAAAGGTGGGTGATGAGTTGCTTTTGAATCCTGATTTGGATCAAGACTTTGGTTGTCATCATATTTGGccttcatcatcaacaacaacaaataacaaaatttaa
- the LOC119989645 gene encoding uncharacterized protein LOC119989645, whose amino-acid sequence MAEDIGSLVRVMNGYKDDRSVRNEGRDGRSTALITRDLLGCGLLKNESQELDLDLQVPNGWEKRLDLKSGKMFLQRCNSAKSTSSSSSSDYKKHHHHHHHTNQTVSKLQDLNFPPSPSKLPLNLFDDGSLELKLLSSSPTKSSSSSRNSFYQSVCTLDKVKSALERAEKVEPNKKRSSLFKSSASPSYSSSSSSIRETLEEDVHDEKLVSSSSPIAAGCHGCLSYVLIMKSNPKCPRCNSVVPMPSLKKPKIDLNISI is encoded by the exons ATGGCTGAGGATATTGGTTCTCTTGTACGGGTGATGAATGGGTACAAGGATGATCGGTCGGTGAGGAATGAAGGACGGGATGGGAGATCAACGGCTCTGATTACTCGAGACTTGCTTGGTTGTGGGTTATTGAAGAACGAGTCCCAAGAGTTGGACTTGGATTTGCAAGTGCCTAATGGATGGGAAAAGCGTCTAGACCTGAAG TCAGGGAAAATGTTCTTACAAAGATGCAACTCAGCAAAatcaacttcatcatcatcatcatctgattACAAgaagcaccaccaccaccaccaccataccAATCAAACAGTTTCAAAGCTTCAAGATTTAAACTtcccaccatcaccatcaaaaCTCCCATTAAACCTATTTGATGACGGTTCCTTGGAGCTAAAATTACTGTCATCATCAccaacaaaatcatcatcatcatcaagaaaCAGTTTCTACCAGAGTGTATGCACTCTCGATAAGGTAAAATCCGCGCTCGAAAGGGCGGAGAAAGTAGAGCCTAATAAGAAGCGATCGTCGCTGTTTAAATCATCGGCATCGCCTTCTTATTCATCGTCGTCGTCTTCGATCAGAGAAACCCTAGAAGAAGATGTTCATGATGAGAAATtggtatcatcatcatcaccaattGCAGCAGGGTGTCATGGTTGCTTGTCTTATGTTTTGATCATGAAAAGTAACCCTAAGTGCCCTAGATGCAACTCTGTCGTTCCAATGCCATCATTGAAGAAGCCGAAGATTGATCTTAATATTTCAATTTGA